A section of the Tenrec ecaudatus isolate mTenEca1 chromosome 10, mTenEca1.hap1, whole genome shotgun sequence genome encodes:
- the LOC142457878 gene encoding olfactory receptor 13C7-like, whose translation MVRSNQTSPMMGFLLLGLSAHPKLEKAFFVLILLMYLVILLGNGLLILVTMLDSRLHTPMYFFLGNLSFLDICYTTSSVPLILGSFLTPRKTIPFSACAVQMFLSFAMGATECVLLGMMAFDRYVAICNPLRYPVIMSRAAYVPMAAGSWAAGCTTAMVQTSLAMQLPFCGDNVINHFTCEILAVLKLACGDISVNVISMGVANVIFVGIPVLLIFVSYVFILTTILRIPSAEGRKKAFSTCSAHLTVVVVFYGTILFMYGKPKSKDPLGADKQDLSDKLISLFYGVVTPMLNPIIYSLRNKDVKAAARTLVFQRQSPQ comes from the coding sequence ATGGTCAGGTCCAATCAGACTTCCCCCATGATGGgcttccttctcctgggactctcTGCCCACCCCAAACTTGAGAAAGCCTTCTTTGTGCTCATCCTGCTGATGTACCTGGTGATCCTGCTGGGCAATGGGTTACTCATCCTGGTGACCATGCTGGACTCCCGcctgcacacacccatgtacttcttcctgggGAACCTCTCCTTCCTGGACATCTGCTACACCACCTCTTCCGTCCCCCTCATTCTCGGCAGCTTCCTCACTCCCCGGAAAACCATCCCCTTCTCAGCCTGTGCAGTGCAGATGTTTCTCTCCTTTGCCATGGGAGCCACAGAGTGTGTGCTCCTGGGCATGATGGCATTTGATCGCTACGTGGCCATCTGCAACCCCCTTAGGTACCCTGTGATCATGAGCAGGGCTGCCTATGTACCCATGGCTGCTGGCTCCTGGGCAGCTGGATGCACCACCGCTATGGTGCAGACATCCCTGGCAATGCAACTACCCTTCTGTGGGGACAATGTCATCAACCACTTCACCTGTGAGATCCTGGCTGTCCTGAAGTTGGCCTGTGGTGACATCTCCGTGAATGTGATCAGCATGGGGGTGGCCAATGTGATCTTTGTGGGAATCCCAGTGCTGCTCATCTTTGTTTCCTATGTGTTCATCCTAACCACCATCCTGAGGATCCCCTCagcagagggaaggaagaaagccttctccacctgctcAGCCCACCTCACAGTGGTAGTCGTCTTCTATGGGACCATCCTCTTCATGTATGGGAAGCCCAAGTCTAAGGATCCACTGGGAGCTGACAAACAGGATCTTTCAGACAAACTCATCTCCCTCTTCTACGGGGTGGTGACCCCCATGCTCAACCCCATCATCTACAGCCTGCGGAACAAGGACGTGAAGGCTGCTGCAAGGACCTTGGTCTTTCAGAGACAGAGCCCCCAGTGA